In Spirosoma pollinicola, the genomic window AGTTCGGCAGCCTGCCAGGCGGGTTCGTCAACCGAGCCATCGACAATAACAGGCGACGTGGCCCGACTAATATGAAGCTGATATTGCTCGTTTTTCTTCTGCGCCAGCAGGGGAGAATAGCCCACAGCCAGTATGAGAAGCGAAAGAATAAGTAAAAATCTCACAAAGTGAATACGTTAAAAATCAATTACAAAAGAGGATGCACATGCAAATTTACCCCGCTGCTTTTAAAAACAGAGACGCAACGAAAAACAAATCGTTGCGTCTCTACCTAATAAAAAAATGACTAATGGTCTAATTACCGACCATAAATACGGCATTGCCAAATAGCAGCTTGCCGTTATACCAGAAACCCCGGAAAAGTGGATCATCGGCCAGATAAACGACACTACCCCGGCCAAGCTCCTGAACACCCATGACGAGTGTATTCTTTAGTTTCTCTTTGGCGTTTCTACCCGAGAAACCAGCTATGTAGTTATTGGCTTTTAAGTACCCAACGTTCCAGCCATCTTTCAGGAAATCAAAGTTATAGGCATTCTGCACCAGCGCATAATAACCGCCCGAGAGGCCGAAACCCAGTGGGTGTGAAGTGTCGATGTCTACACGATAAATACTTCCCGGAATATCATCTACAATAGCCGAGCGCTCCCGGTCAATGTAGAGTTTAAGTGAGTCCAAGGCAGCCCCTTTATCTTTGCTTTTATCTTTCGCTTTATCTTCTTTTTCCTTCAAATTAAACCCATCTTTTCCGGCCAGAAAGGCTGCTGCCCGTTCCATAGCGATGAGTTTGCCACCTGCCCGTACCCATTCCCTTATTGTGGACAGGGTTTTTTCATTCAGGTAACGGCTGTAATTATAGTTCGTTGGCAGAATCAACACATCTAACTTATTCCATTGTACGTTGCTTAACGTATTGCCGTCAAGTAAGGCGATAGGATAGTGCAACTCCTGGTCGAAGTAATGCCATACTTCTCCAGCCGAGGGTGGGGGCGTACCTTCACCAACGACTACACCTACGCGGGGAGCCTTTAAGCCGGTTACGAAATCAGAGCCGAAGTCAGAGCCTTTTGACACAAACCCCGTTTGAACGGGCGTCAGGTCGGCACCTGTTTTGGCGGCTTCTGCCCGTACCAGCGCGTCGAAGCGGTCGCCCAGGCGTTCATTGCCTGCCCTGGCCACAATGAGTGTGCCTGATGGGAAGGATTTGTTCTCTAAATCGAATGGCTTTTCTGCCGCCCGAACCCGGATTTTTTGCTTGAGCAAGCCCGCTAGCATCTGAACCGCCGGAAGTGACTGCCAGCGAACGAGATAGGCATATGGCCGGGTAGCAGTCGTTGTTCCGGCCGAAGCCGATGAGCTAGCTGTAGCTGGCTGATTGCTTGTTGGGTTAATCCGCGTTGTCAGGCCAAAGGTTTGCAAGCCAAAAGCATAAGGTAAAGACCAAGCCGTTATATCGTAAGTCGCCGAATCTTCCAGCGCCGAATTTTGCTCGAACAGGATTTTCAACAAAGTCGATTTTGGCTGATAAGCACTAATCACAATGTCATCGGCCCCCACCGATACGTTCTTTTCATTCTTCTGGCTGGTATAGTTGAATCCGCTGGTAACCGTTTGGGCTTTGCCTGAGTAGCCAAAACTGATTTTATTGCGTTCCAGCAGTTGCTGTAAGGCTTTTAATCGACCAGCATCGCCATTTGATTTGATGACGTAGCTTTTATAAACGCCAATGGGCGTGTTCCGCGACTTGTCGAAAAACTGACCGAACTCTTTCACGATCTCGGCGGGGCGGTCGGCTACTGATTCAAGCGTGGCGAAACTAGAGGCAACATGGTGGTCGATCCGTTGACGAAGAGTAAGTGTATCGCCATCGGCTTTCTCAATAGCTAACCCTGCTCGGCCGCTACCACCCTGTTCAAAGGTCATACCAATGGCACCGTTATATGTTGGATAAGTATCGCCGTAGCTGGGGTAAAAAAGATCGAAACGCTCGCGGGTGTAATACAGCCAGCCATTTTTATCGAAATAACGGCTACAGTATTCGCCAATGGTTTGTTGAAACTTCCGCTGAAACGGCGTTATATCTTCATGATACGGTTTTGCCGAAGGTGCAAAGTAATAAGGACTCTCAACACTCATTTCGTGAAAATCGCCATGAAGCTGTGGCATCCACTGTTGGTAGAGCGCCATACGCTGCTGGGTGATTTCCTGCGTTTGCCAGGCCCAGTCGCGGTTTGGATCGAAAAGATAGTGTGTATAACGACCGCCAGGCCAGGGCTCATTGTGTTCACGGGCCGAGGGCGTTGGGTCGGGTGTGCTGCCCAGCATTTGATTGTACCAGTTCACGTACCGATCATGCCCGTCGGGGTTCAGACCCGGATCGAGAATAACGACTGTGGTGTTCATCACTTTCTGCGAAACGGCATCCGACGGATTGAGCAGGCGATACAATACATCCATGAACGTTTCGGAACTGACGGCCTCATTTCCATGAACGTTGTAGCTGAGCCAGGCAATTGGTGGTTGAGCGGCTGCCGTTGGATTGCCATCCATCAGGCCAATGCGTTTCAAATTGTTTGTCCGAATTTCTTCCAGGCGGCTGATATTTTCTTCTGAGCCGATGGCCACCACCATTAATTGTCGGCCTTCGTAGGTGGTTCCGTAAGGAATTAATTTAATTCGTTTTGGAAGTTGGCGGGCCACTTGTTCGGCATAAGCCAGCACGCGGTAATGGGGAGTGAACCGTTCGCCAATCTTGTAGCCCAGAAATTTTTCGGGCGAATCGACCCCCGAAATCGATGGAGCAGATGCTGGAGTAGAGGAAGTTGTCTGTGCCCAGGCCGATTCGGAATGCATGGTCAGTGACGCGGCTGTAAGGCCCGCCAGCAGCAAAAAGTGTTTCATGAATGTGATGAAAAAATTGATAGGCTAATCCCCTCAAAAATAGCAGTAAAACACGTAGAAACCCTTTTTTTAAATTTTTTTTAGGGGGTACTATTGCATTTTAAAAACATCCACTTACCTTTGCACCACGATTCGCCAACACAGCGACAAAAAGTCAAAAGGTTGGGTCTTTTAAACAAGACGGCCGATTCGTCTAGCGGTTAGGACATCGCCCTTTCACGGCGGTAACACGGGTTCGATTCCCGTATCGGTCACAGTCCAGTGACTAAAAAGCCCACCCCGACAGGTGGGCTTTTTTTATGCAGAAAATGCTTTGATAGGGTTGTCAAAAACTAAAAAATGCCGCAGAGATATTAGTTTTTCTCTGCGGCATTTTTTAGTTTTTGACACTTACTTCTTATAGCTCACCCGATAAATTACCCCGTTGTTATCTTCGGAAAATAAGAACGACCCATCAGGCATAGGGGCAATGCCAACCGGTCGACCAAATTGGGCCTGGTTGTTATCGACAACAAAGCCCGTTACCATATCATCAATGCGGGTGGGTTTGCCCGCTTCAAAATGAATACGCACTACTTTGTAGCCTGAAGGCTGACTACGATTCCAGGAGCCGCGCATGGTGGCAAAGGCGTCGTTCTGGTATTCGGCTGGGAAACCTCCGGTGGCTCCGCTTCCTGTGTAAAATACCATGCCCAACGGTGCTGCGTGTGCATCATATTGTAAAGAGGGTAGAGTAGTTTTGGCTAAGATCTGTGCGTAGGTCGTATCGCCCATGGGTCTTGGATGGGGGTTGTAATTGCCATCGCCATAGATGTATGGCCAGCCATAAAAAGCACCGTCTTTAATCAAATTCAACTCTTCTTTCTGTTGTTCATCGCCCAGCCAGTCAATGCCATGATCGAGTCCATAGAGTTCTTTGGTTTCGGGATGCCAGCCAAAGCCAATGGTGTTTCGCAGCCCTTTGGCATAAATCCGGCGGCCCGAACCATCAGGGTTTGCGCGTAGAATAGTGGCGTTTTCCGGATTCGTATCGGCACAGGCATTGCAGGTGCTACCCACTGTAATGTACATGAAGCCATCCGGACCGAAGGCAATGGTCCTGTTCGGGTGCTGACCCGCGTCGGGAAGGCCACTCATAATTTGCTGGGGCGTTCCTAAAGTACCATCGGCATTTATTGTGGCTGAATAGACTTCGTGGATTGCCACCAGATACATTTTGCCCGAGAAGATCGTGATGCCATGAACGTCTTTAATCGTAGCCACGACTTGTTTCTGATCTAACTGACCGTCGTTGTTTGTATCCCGAAGTAAGGTAACGGTCCCTGCTTCGCGGCTCGTTACATAGACATTGCCGGTTTCACTAACAGCCAGCATTCGAGGCTTGCCTAGTTGGTCGGCAAATTTAGCGACAGTGAAACCCGCCGGTACTTTGAGTTGCGCAATGCGCTCGTTTGTTGCAGCAACCAGAGCAGGTTCAAAAACATTTCCCTCTACCTGCGCTGTTGTTGGCTGCTGGTTCGTTTCTGGAATTTGCGTGTTGAATACCTCATCTTTATTACAGGAGGCAAGCATGGAGACTAAAACCATCCCGGATAAGATGGTAGGTTTGACTACGTTTTTCATTGATTTTTTAAATTATCTATACCGTTGAGATTAGTGTCAATGCCCCTCTTTCTGGTGCCTATGTTGATTTGACAAACAAATTAAAAAGCAATTAACAACGGCTTAACTTCAAATAATTGATCGTGTTGTCGGGCAGATTAATAAAATAAGCTACTGGTCTAGGCTGAAATTAGGGCTGTTCAGAGGCATTTTGTGGATTTCGGGATTATACTCTACAAAATCTGTAGAAAAACATATTCATAATATGTAAGCCTGACACTATAAACATCAGATTATCAGCGTCTGGCATGGTTTTGGTCCCTTGGCAAGTACAATTCAACGTTAAACTTTAACCAACAAAACCATGGCTTCTTTAGGATCTCAAATCGCAAATTTTTTTAGTGGTGATGATAACAACACACAAGAAGGCTTGCATGGCCTATTTGTTAATGAGTTGAAAGGCATTTATTACGCAGAAAAACAGGCTGTTGATGCGCTTGGCGAACAAGCTGATGCATCTACAACTGACGAAGTAAGGAACGCCTTTCTGCAGCATCAGGAAGAAACTCGTGGCCAGGTTGCCCGACTGGAAGACGTGTTCCGCTCCATTGGAGTCGAAGCAGATGATAAAACCTGTGCTGCCATTGATGGATTAGTCGATGATGCTCAGGAAGTTGTTTCTATGACTGACTCTGGGTCGCTGACACGTGATGCCGGACTGATCATTGCCGGTCAGAAAATAGAGCATCATGAAATTGCAGCCTACGGGTCGGCGGTTACACTGGCTAAGGTTTTGGGTTACTCCGAAGCTGCCCGTATGTTACAGCAAACGCTTGAAGAAGAAAAGAACACAGACGTGAAGCTGACTAAATTAGCTGAGTCATTTATTAACCAGCGAGCTGCTTCTGAAAATGACAATGACAACACATCGTATAATTCTGACTCAAATCAGATCGTTAGTCAGGGTCAATATGGTAATAGTGTAGTTGATCCAGATGGTACTCGTTACAGTGATAGCTCAGTAGCGGGTTATAACTCCACAAATGATACCATTTCGGGCGGCTCGCGAACGCTGTAATTCAGAATACACCAATAATAAAAAAGGTCCGCTACAGTTAGCGGACCTTTTTTATTATTGGTCTGAAAATAAATGGCTTATATAGTCGATGGTTAACTTAATAAGTACTATTTGGGTCATTCATTTCTGGATCAGGCTCTGTGCCGTCATTGTTTCCCAACGAATCGCCATTGCCGTAATTAGTCCGGTCGGCTTCCATGTTTGGGCTACCCGAAAATGCTCCAGTACCATCATTGCCAGTAGCAGCTTCCTCCTCATCAGTTGGAGTGGTTGGCGGAGAGTTTACATCACCTGCCAGATCAGCAGGGTTGTAATCCTCATTAAGCATAATACTGTCATCCGGCGTTTGGGCTGTTCCGCCTGTAGTGGGGCTAAATGTCTGCGACTGTTCGTTGAGCATCGCATCCTGATTTACATTTTCCATTACGTAAACTGTTAGATTGAGTCATGTTGTAATCACATAACCCGCAAAGCACACTTCAGTTTAGCCTCTCGTAAATAATTCCCATAGACGGTTGTAAAGTTTACCGGCATAGGTTTTTACATCGTGATGCGAGGCATGAATGGTAAAAGGGACAAACTGATTGGCAGATGAGGGCAGAGGTTCGATCCGAACCGTTCGGCCAGTGTTCCATGTGCCAGCCAGCCGACGAACAGAACCCGTCAAGCGTAAACCGGCATCAATTAAATCGGTGCTATTGCTTTGAGGGTACTGTGCAAGGGCTAATTCCTGCGAAAATTGCTGCAACTGATGAGCATCGAACCAGGACAATTCAGGCATATGCAGATGGTTCGCATATCGATTATGACGACACAGAAAGCGAACAGATAAAAGAGATTTGCCAGCTTTTCGACGGGCCGATACGTGTAAGTCGATAACTTCAATTGGTGATGTTTCTGATGCGGTAGATAGTTCTATATTCATATATGATGAAGAGTAAATAGTATTGATAAAAGTATGGCTGATAATCGTATTTGACAATAGCTCGCTGTTACGCTTAATAAATAAAACACGGCAATCAGCCATACTTGTTGGTAATAAACCCAAAAAAGGGTGGGGTGTTCGAGAAAAGTCCGTCTTATACGTAGATCATTTTCCGTGACATGCCTCCATCGACCACAAAATTTTGCCCGGTAATAAAGCTGTTTTCAGGGGCAATAAGAAACAGAATCATGCGGGCAATA contains:
- a CDS encoding YciE/YciF ferroxidase family protein, with product MASLGSQIANFFSGDDNNTQEGLHGLFVNELKGIYYAEKQAVDALGEQADASTTDEVRNAFLQHQEETRGQVARLEDVFRSIGVEADDKTCAAIDGLVDDAQEVVSMTDSGSLTRDAGLIIAGQKIEHHEIAAYGSAVTLAKVLGYSEAARMLQQTLEEEKNTDVKLTKLAESFINQRAASENDNDNTSYNSDSNQIVSQGQYGNSVVDPDGTRYSDSSVAGYNSTNDTISGGSRTL
- a CDS encoding M14 metallopeptidase family protein, with the translated sequence MKHFLLLAGLTAASLTMHSESAWAQTTSSTPASAPSISGVDSPEKFLGYKIGERFTPHYRVLAYAEQVARQLPKRIKLIPYGTTYEGRQLMVVAIGSEENISRLEEIRTNNLKRIGLMDGNPTAAAQPPIAWLSYNVHGNEAVSSETFMDVLYRLLNPSDAVSQKVMNTTVVILDPGLNPDGHDRYVNWYNQMLGSTPDPTPSAREHNEPWPGGRYTHYLFDPNRDWAWQTQEITQQRMALYQQWMPQLHGDFHEMSVESPYYFAPSAKPYHEDITPFQRKFQQTIGEYCSRYFDKNGWLYYTRERFDLFYPSYGDTYPTYNGAIGMTFEQGGSGRAGLAIEKADGDTLTLRQRIDHHVASSFATLESVADRPAEIVKEFGQFFDKSRNTPIGVYKSYVIKSNGDAGRLKALQQLLERNKISFGYSGKAQTVTSGFNYTSQKNEKNVSVGADDIVISAYQPKSTLLKILFEQNSALEDSATYDITAWSLPYAFGLQTFGLTTRINPTSNQPATASSSASAGTTTATRPYAYLVRWQSLPAVQMLAGLLKQKIRVRAAEKPFDLENKSFPSGTLIVARAGNERLGDRFDALVRAEAAKTGADLTPVQTGFVSKGSDFGSDFVTGLKAPRVGVVVGEGTPPPSAGEVWHYFDQELHYPIALLDGNTLSNVQWNKLDVLILPTNYNYSRYLNEKTLSTIREWVRAGGKLIAMERAAAFLAGKDGFNLKEKEDKAKDKSKDKGAALDSLKLYIDRERSAIVDDIPGSIYRVDIDTSHPLGFGLSGGYYALVQNAYNFDFLKDGWNVGYLKANNYIAGFSGRNAKEKLKNTLVMGVQELGRGSVVYLADDPLFRGFWYNGKLLFGNAVFMVGN
- a CDS encoding PQQ-dependent sugar dehydrogenase; protein product: MKNVVKPTILSGMVLVSMLASCNKDEVFNTQIPETNQQPTTAQVEGNVFEPALVAATNERIAQLKVPAGFTVAKFADQLGKPRMLAVSETGNVYVTSREAGTVTLLRDTNNDGQLDQKQVVATIKDVHGITIFSGKMYLVAIHEVYSATINADGTLGTPQQIMSGLPDAGQHPNRTIAFGPDGFMYITVGSTCNACADTNPENATILRANPDGSGRRIYAKGLRNTIGFGWHPETKELYGLDHGIDWLGDEQQKEELNLIKDGAFYGWPYIYGDGNYNPHPRPMGDTTYAQILAKTTLPSLQYDAHAAPLGMVFYTGSGATGGFPAEYQNDAFATMRGSWNRSQPSGYKVVRIHFEAGKPTRIDDMVTGFVVDNNQAQFGRPVGIAPMPDGSFLFSEDNNGVIYRVSYKK